In Candidatus Methylomirabilota bacterium, one genomic interval encodes:
- the map gene encoding type I methionyl aminopeptidase: MILLKSPRELEHMRAAGRILAEVKTLLRAIVKAGVSTKEIDDKVEAFILSRGAQSAFKGYRGYPATVCTSINEEVVHGIPSPKRKLKEGNIIGLDLGCIVEGYYADCAISLAVGPVAPRVQELLDVTRESLDKAIVQCRVGNRIGDISHAVQSHCESHGFGVVRAFVGHGIGRALHEEPQVPNFGEAGRGQALKAGMVLAIEPMVTMGSWEVRVLEDRWTAVTADGSLAAHFEDTIAITDDGPDILTRIAA, from the coding sequence ATGATCCTGCTCAAGTCGCCGCGGGAGCTCGAGCACATGCGCGCGGCCGGCCGTATCCTGGCCGAGGTCAAGACGCTGCTCCGCGCGATCGTGAAGGCGGGGGTGTCGACGAAGGAGATCGACGACAAGGTCGAGGCCTTCATCCTCTCCAGGGGCGCCCAGTCGGCCTTCAAGGGCTACCGCGGCTACCCGGCCACGGTGTGCACCTCGATCAACGAGGAAGTGGTCCACGGCATCCCGTCGCCCAAGCGCAAGCTCAAGGAGGGCAACATCATCGGCCTCGACCTTGGCTGCATCGTCGAGGGCTACTACGCAGACTGCGCGATCTCCCTGGCCGTGGGGCCGGTGGCTCCCCGGGTCCAGGAGCTCCTGGACGTCACGCGCGAGAGCCTCGACAAGGCCATCGTGCAGTGCCGCGTGGGCAACCGGATCGGCGACATCTCGCACGCCGTGCAGAGCCACTGCGAGAGCCATGGCTTCGGCGTGGTGCGCGCCTTCGTGGGGCACGGGATCGGCCGAGCGTTGCACGAGGAGCCCCAGGTGCCGAATTTCGGAGAGGCCGGGCGGGGACAGGCCCTCAAGGCCGGCATGGTGCTGGCCATCGAGCCCATGGTGACCATGGGGTCGTGGGAGGTTCGGGTGCTCGAGGACCGCTGGACGGCGGTGACGGCCGACGGAAGCCTGGCCGCGCACTTCGAGGACACCATCGCCATCACCGACGACGGCCCCGACATTCTCACGAGAATCGCGGCCTAG
- the infA gene encoding translation initiation factor IF-1, whose protein sequence is MPKEDAIEVEGTVVEPLPNAMFRVELENGHKVLAHVSGKMRMNFIRILPGDKVKVELSPYDLTRGRITYRFK, encoded by the coding sequence ATGCCAAAAGAAGACGCGATCGAGGTCGAGGGCACGGTGGTGGAGCCGCTCCCCAACGCGATGTTCCGCGTGGAGCTCGAGAACGGCCACAAGGTGCTGGCCCACGTCTCGGGGAAGATGCGCATGAACTTCATCCGGATCCTGCCCGGCGACAAGGTCAAAGTGGAGCTGTCACCGTATGACCTGACGCGCGGCCGGATCACGTACCGATTCAAGTGA
- the rpmJ gene encoding 50S ribosomal protein L36, with protein sequence MKVRPSIKVRCEHCKIVRRSGVVRIICKNPRHKQRQG encoded by the coding sequence ATGAAAGTCCGACCGTCCATCAAGGTACGGTGCGAGCACTGCAAGATCGTGCGGCGCAGCGGCGTCGTCCGGATCATCTGCAAGAACCCGCGCCACAAACAGCGTCAGGGTTGA
- the rpsM gene encoding 30S ribosomal protein S13, producing the protein MARIAGVDLPRDKRGQIAIQYIYGIGIPSAKKVMADARVDPDKRVKAWSDEETARVRDIIEREFKVEGDLRREVSMSVKRLMDIGCYRGIRHRKGLPVRGQRTHTNARTRKGKSKGVMVKKKPVAASPAASPPPPKK; encoded by the coding sequence ATGGCACGTATAGCCGGAGTCGACCTGCCGCGGGACAAGCGCGGCCAGATCGCGATCCAGTACATCTACGGCATCGGCATCCCCTCGGCCAAGAAAGTGATGGCGGACGCGCGGGTGGACCCCGACAAGCGCGTCAAGGCCTGGTCCGACGAGGAGACGGCCCGCGTCCGCGACATCATCGAGCGCGAGTTCAAGGTCGAGGGCGACCTGCGGCGCGAGGTGTCCATGAGCGTGAAGCGCCTCATGGACATCGGCTGCTACCGCGGCATCCGGCATCGCAAGGGTCTGCCCGTGCGCGGGCAGCGCACCCACACCAACGCCCGCACCCGCAAGGGCAAGAGCAAGGGCGTCATGGTCAAGAAGAAGCCGGTGGCCGCCTCACCCGCGGCCTCGCC